A single window of Nicotiana sylvestris chromosome 5, ASM39365v2, whole genome shotgun sequence DNA harbors:
- the LOC104218029 gene encoding cell wall protein DAN4-like translates to MANSSLLTLFLILSIISTTNAAVNFTSPTTKATSTAINSTLPTTNTNTTPTATAVNSSISTNNANTSTTGINSKIPTTNTTATAGNSRIPITNTTATAVNSTKPTTKTTVTAINSTKPTTRTTYKNNSITPQELDTLLAALRYRGYPLFSNAIDTSDVQLQMLSTVADTSSAFTIFAPKDHFLYTLDMASDADAYVAALMCHVIPSRRLTITQLRNLTSPYLETLLLHYSILVGKSKSDDVFVTVDGVRVSDPDLYLGSKFVVHGLDGILLTGFNMYEDTLSHMGKGFFAPEMGEFIGSQTGGNSAAATPKKASLPAAKIGGFSRIMRKQRRLQYRRIWRSNYSFRRSYDGSRSDDDF, encoded by the coding sequence CCACCAAAGCCACTTCCACCGCCATCAACTCCACATTACCCACCACCAACACCAACACTACCCCCACCGCTACTGCCGTCAACTCCTCAATATCCACCAACAACGCTAACACCTCCACCACCGGCATCAACTCCAAAATACCCACTACAAATACCACTGCCACCGCCGGTAACTCCAGAATACCCATCACCAACACCACTGCCACTGCCGTCAACTCTACAAAACCCACCACCAAAACCACCGTCACTGCCATCAACTCCACAAAACCCACCACAAGAACCACCTATAAAAACAATAGCATTACCCCACAAGAACTGGACACCCTCCTCGCAGCCTTAAGGTATCGCGGTTACCCTCTCTTCAGCAACGCTATCGACACCTCCGACGTCCAATTACAAATGCTCTCCACAGTCGCCGACACTTCATCGGCATTCACTATCTTCGCTCCAAAAGACCATTTCCTTTACACCCTCGATATGGCCTCCGACGCCGATGCTTACGTGGCCGCACTCATGTGCCACGTCATCCCTTCTCGCCGACTCACCATCACCCAACTCCGTAACCTCACTTCTCCTTATCTCGAGACCCTTTTGCTCCATTACAGCATCCTAGTCGGGAAGAGCAAGAGCGACGACGTTTTTGTTACAGTTGATGGGGTTCGGGTTTCGGATCCGGATCTTTATCTCGGGTCAAAATTTGTTGTTCATGGGTTAGATGGGATTCTTCTGACTGGGTTTAATATGTATGAGGACACTCTCAGCCATATGGGGAAAGGATTCTTTGCTCCGGAGATGGGGGAATTCATTGGTTCTCAAACTGGAGGGAATTCTGCGGCGGCGACGCCTAAGAAAGCGTCGTTGCCGGCGGCGAAGATTGGAGGATTTTCGAGAATTATGAGGAAGCAACGGAGACTGCAGTATCGCCGGATTTGGAGGAGTAATTACAGTTTCCGGCGTAGCTATGATGGTAGTCGCAGTGATGATGATTTCTAG
- the LOC104218027 gene encoding egg cell-secreted protein 1.1, which produces MKSLTVFKVVLLLTLFSWINILQARPSTTNKSASCTTLLARLKVEDEEGSSQCWDSLLELQTCTGEIVLFFINGETYLGPDCCGAIRTIERQCWPSMLGSIGFTSEERDILHGYCDASESCSTPEIPSPLAR; this is translated from the coding sequence ATGAAGAGTCTCACGGTCTTTAAAGTTGTACTACTACTTACCCTATTTTCATGGATCAATATTCTTCAAGCTAGACCTTCAACCACTAATAAATCTGCTTCTTGTACAACTCTTTTGGCACGTTTAAAGGTAGAAGACGAAGAAGGTTCGTCGCAGTGTTGGGACTCATTGTTGGAGCTCCAAACATGCACCGGGGAGATCGTGCTTTTCTTCATTAATGGTGAAACCTACCTCGGACCCGACTGTTGTGGTGCCATACGAACTATTGAACGCCAGTGTTGGCCGTCCATGCTTGGATCCATTGGTTTCACATCCGAAGAAAGAGATATTCTACATGGATATTGTGATGCTAGTGAGTCTTGTTCAACCCCAGAGATACCATCTCCTTTGGCTCgataa